The DNA window GGTTTCTCCGGGCAAAGGCACGGAATATGCCGAAAGAATGGGCATCTCTTCCTTTTCGGAAGATGATCGCGGTGCTCTATCCGTGGCCCTGGGTGGGGTAAGCGGGATTTCCGTCATGGATATGTGCCAGGCTTTTGCAACCATAGCCAACGAGGGGGTTAAAAAGCCACTGCACACCGTCTCCCGTATCGAGGACCGAAACGGGGAAATTATCTTTGAACAGAATGCTGCCGGAGAAGCAGTGTTGAGCCCGCAAACAGCTTACATGATAACAAACATACTGGAGGAAACCCACCGCACCACTTTCACCGGTAACCGTCTGTACATTGACCGCCCCGTGGCCGCCAAAACGGGCACCACGAATGATGACCGCGATACCCTGCTGGCTGCCTTTACGCCCAATCTTATTTCATATCTATGGATGGGGTATGACTTCAAGGACATGGGACGGATCAGGGGTGGACATGGGCTTACCACCTCGATCACCAGGGATGTCTTCAGGAAAGCATTCGAGGGTTTGGAAAAAATCAGTTTCGAAAGCAGGCGCCCATCGGGCCTGGTTACCATGGAAATATGCAAATTGTCCGGATTGAAACCAACACAGGTATGCCGTGATGCAAACACCGTGGTCAAGGAAATTTTCACACCGCAGACCGCTCCCAAGGAAACATGCAGTGACCACGTCGAGGTGGAAATATGCCAGGCCTCGGGCCTCCTTAAAGGACCCTACTGCCCGGATGAAGATGTAACAAAGGAATATTTTTATATTGGAAAACATTCGGAAGACAAACCTCCCAAGGAAAAATGCAACGTCCACACCGGGCCATCCGAAAAAGTAACATCGTTTGCGGCCATATGGAATCCCGTTTCCAGATCGGTAACGCTTTCCTGGTCGGTTTCTTCTTCCACGAACATCAAAGAATTCAAAATTTACAGGGGGTCAAGTAGCGAGAAATCCACCTTGCTGGCCACCGTCGATGCCCGGACCCTGCATTACACCGATGCGCGTGATTTGAAAAATGATACGGAATATACTTATTTCCTGTACATGGTGGATAAACAGAACAACCAATCCGAACCTGCCACGGCCAGGGCCAAGGTTCCTTCGGCGGAACTCTCCCTTTCACCTCCCACCCTCTCTCTTCCTGAAAACAGCAAAGAAAAGGAAGTTGCCTTGTCACCCGTGTTGTTGTGGCGAGGATCGCCTGGAGCAACATCTTACACCGTGGAGGTGGCCAGCGATGAGAACTTCAGCAATATTGTCTTCAACGGTACAGTTAAAATAACGATGATAACCGTTACCCCGCCGCTGGAAGAAGGCAAAATATATTGCTGGAGAGTAAAATCAAACGACGAAAACGGATCGAGTCAATGGTCATCTGTCAGATCTTTCAAAACCAAACAGATCTCACCTTCCGAGTTGAGCCTTTACAATCGTTTTGTTATCAAAACTCATTTTCTGGCAATGCCCTGGAAAATTTATCCGCCCTATACCCGGCCCCATCATTTGAGTGTTACCACGGTAACACCGATATCGCCCTCTTCCGGGTAGCCATCGCGGAAACCCCGCACCAGGTGATGTTCCTTTAGAAAAGCTTGCAGCCCCTTTCTGAGTCGGCCTGTACCCCGCCCGTGGACTACAAACACCTGCCTGTAATTGTTGAGAATAGCGTTGTCCAGATATTTTTCAAGTTTCTCCCTGGCTTCCTCGAGGGTAAACCCGTGCAAATCGATACTGTCGCCTACCGTTTCGTATCCCCTGTCAAGCATGTAGCCCGGCAAATTCGAACTTTTTTGCCCCGTTTCATGCTTGCCAGGCTCCATTGGTCTGATGTCCCCGAAAACAGTTTCGATCATCTTGTCTTCTACCCGTACCTGCAAACTCTCTTTCTGCAGGTCCAAATATTCCACTATCCCCTCCCGTTTCAAGCTCTTGATGTAAATTTTATCTCCACAGCGGATCCCGTCCCCTGATATTGTACCGATATCCGAAAGATCGCTTTCGGTGTCGAATACATCCTCCATGGCAGCGTGCAACGACCTTCTTATTTTTTCGGCATCTTTCAATGATCCTGTTTCTTTTTCTGCCCTTGAATCGGAGACAATCCGCTGAAGATCACCGATCAATTCATTGGCCTTCTGCCTGGCTTCTTTTACTATCCTTGCAGCTTCATTCCTGGCTTCTCCGAAAACTTCTTCCTGCATGGCCCTTGTCTTTTCCATTTCTTCTTCCAGCTGTTGGCGTATTGTTTCCGCCTGCCTGCGTTCACCTTCCGCCTGTTCTGCTTCCTGCCTGGAACGCTTCTGCTCGATGTTGAGGTCGTTGATAATCGCCTCTATCTCTTCATGTTCACGGGACAGATAACCTCTGGCCTCATCAATAATGGCCGGGGGCAATCCCAGTTTGCCCGCAACAATCAAGGCATTGCTGCTCCCGGGTACCCCCATCAGCAGGCGGAAAGTTGGCGACAGTGTTTCCACATCAAATTCCAGGGAAGCATTCTGGATACCTTCCTGGAGATGAGCAAACATCTTCAGGTCATTGATATGCGTGGTGGTAACCACCAGGGAACCCTTACGATAGAGGTTGGCCAGTATTGCCCTGGCCAGCGCCGCCCCCTCCGAGGGATCCGTGCCCGCCCCCAGTTCATCGAGCAAGATCAGTGATCGTGGACCTGCTTCCTCCAGTATGGAGATGATATTTTTGAGATGTGCCGAAAAAGTGCTCAGTGACTGTTCAAGGCTTTGTTCATCGCCGATATCGACCCTTATCTTCTCGAACACCCCTATTTCGGTTCCAGCACGTACAGGCAGATGCAGTCCTGATTGAGCCATGGCCACGAACAGCCCGACGGTCTTCAGCGTGACTGTCTTCCCGCCTGTGTTCGGGCCGGTAACGACCATGATACGATTTTCCCCCCCAAGTTTGAAATCAATGGGCACTGCTTTTTCTTTCAGAAGTGGATGTCTGGAACCTCTCAGATCTACAAGTCGTTCCCTTGCAAGCCTTGGCTCGATTCCTTCCATGGAAAAACTCAATTTCCCCTTGGCCATTGCGAAGTCGAGGTAGCCATACAACGCCAGATCATTGCGAAGTGAACCGGCATTGCTGCCTACCAGCATACTCGATTCCTTCAGGATCTTTTCTATCTCCTTCTTCTCCATATTTTTATATTGTTGAAACTTGTTCTGCAATTCCATGGTGGAAATCGGTTCAATGTAAAGGGTCGCCCCACTGGAAGATTGGTCATGGAAAATTCCCTGAAACTGCGCCCTGTACTCCTGTTTGACAGGAAGAACATAACGGTCATTGCGGATCGTGATCAACGGTTCCTGCAGATATCGACGCAAGCCGGGATTTCTTGTACATTCCTCCAATTTGTCCTGTATTCTGCGGCTCAAATCTAGCCGAACATGTCTTATTTCACTCAACAGGGGCGAGGCTGAATCACGGATTTCACCGCCATCATCGACACAGGATTCCAATTTCCGGTACAGGGCGGGACAGCCGTCAATGCGGAAAGAAAATGAAGCGATGGTGGGAGCCATTTCCATGATTTCTTCCCTTTTCAAACGGTTTTGCAGATGACGGCATGATCGTAAGAAAATTTTTACTTTCAACAACTCGGGAGCGGTCAACATACCGTTTTTTTCGGCTTTCCTTGTGGCAAGCCGGATATCGGGCGCAGGCTTTATCTTCAAAAAATCTTTTACCAGGAGGGCGCAAGCTTCCGTTGTCTCCCTGTATTTTTTATTTATCCTGTACAGGTCTGATTCCGGCAGGAGAGTTCGTGCCACTTCATTTCCCATGGCGGTGACAGTCAATGAAGCCAGCATCATCCTGATCTGATCAAATTCGAGCAATCTTATTTCTCTTTCTGTCAGCACTGTCATTTTTACAGGACCCTTCCTTTCCGGAAACGATCTTCATCGCCCACGTAAAGGAAACGCAATTTCTTTTCTGTACCCCTGGTAATGCCTACCCGCCCGGTGGCAACAATTTCCTCCCCGGGAATATTCATGTCCCCATCCACAATATACAACGGGGGCTCCACCAGTGAAATTCCGTTGTGCATACCTTCAATACCCATCGCCTTGCAAAGGTTTCCGGGGCCGTTTGCTATTGAAAGCCGATCTTGCTTTCCCCTTCTTTTTTGCATCAGGAGCAGTCCTTCAAACGGCAGAACGGATCTCACCAGTACCGCCTCGCCGCAGCCTTCTTCCCGGCAGACAGCGTTGAAACAATAATGAATTCCGTAGATCAAATAAACATATGCCCGTCCCGGAGGGCCGAACATCACCGCATTTCTTTTCGTACGGCCCCTGTAAGTATGTGATGCCGGATCATCATGCAGATATGCCTCGGTCTCGACGATAATGCCCGCTGTTACCCCGTCCGGGGAGTCGTGTACCAGGACCTTGCCCAATAATTCCCTGGCTACCGCCACCGTATCCCTGTCGTAAAAATTGATCTTCAGGGGGTTCGCTCCACTCCACGGCATTTACAAACTTCCTCTCCAGAATTTCGCATGGCGTGTATTGAGAATATCATCCCTGCCGGCCATGCCCCTGCGTGCTGTGATAACCCCGTACACCATGTCGTCCATGGCGTTTATCCCGTGTGCATCGGTGTTGATGACAAGCCGGACCCCCCTGGACACCGCTTCCCTGATGTGTTCATCCTTGAGGTCAAGACGATCAGGGGAACTATTTATCTCCAGTGCTGTATTCGTCCTGATGGCATGATCCAGAACCTGTTCAATATCGATCCTGTATGGATCCCTCCTGTTGATCAGCCGGCCGGTAGGATGCCCGATAATATCCACGTAAGGATTTTCCATCGCCGACATTATCCTCCCGGTCAGTTCCTCCCTGCTCTGCTTGAATCCGCTATGGATGGAAGCGATTACCACATCCAATTCTTTCAGAACCTGATCCGGAAAGTCGAGTGTCCCGTCCCCCAGAATGTCAACCTCGATCCCCGTAAAAATATGCAAACCGTTGACTATGCCACGAAGTTCCTCTATGTAAGACACCTGCTCCCGGAGCTTTTCCTCTGTCAAACCGCCGGCTATCTTCAAGGATCGGGAATGATCGGTGATGGCCACATATTCATATCCCTTTCTGATGGCACGCTCGACCAGTTCAGGAATGGTGTTGCGGCCATCGCTCCAGTCACTGTGCAGGTGGAGATCGCCCTTGATATCTTCGATTTCAACCAATGATGGCAACTCCAGCACATCTGCCTCGAACAGGGAATTGTCTTCGCGTAACTCCGGAGGTATGAAAGGCATATCCAGAATGCGATATATCTCCTCTTCGGACCTGATAGCCGGATACCCGTTCCCGGGTGAAAACCCCTTTTCATCCCAATCAAACCCCAGATCACGTGCCCTCTTCTGCAGGTACCGGATGTGCTCTCCGGAACCTGTTTCAAGAACAAGGCGGGCAAAGTACCGCTCTGCCGGAACATATTTGATGGTCACCGGCACATTGTAAATAGAATTTATCTTTATCTTTCCCCCCACCCGTTCCATCTCCCTGAGCAGGGGATATGGCCTCAATACCTCTTCCAACCTTTCCGGGGCAAATTGTCCATCGGTACCCAGCAAAATACCAACTTCACTGACACCCTCGTGCCCCCTCCGCGTCTCGCCCGTGGCCGAAAAGAAAGTAACTCCATCTACCCTCCCGATCCTGGCTTGCAATTCCAGAACCAGGTCCGTGGCCATGTTGAGCAAGATCCTGCTGCCAAATCTCTCTTTCCTTTCCAGGTGATTCAAAATACTTCTTTCCAGAGAAGCTCCCACACGGGGTATCCTCCCGATATCCCCTCTTTCCGCCGCAGCTTCAAGATCGTCAAAGTTTTTCACATCCAGGCTTTCCATCAACAATGATATGTTCCTGGGCCCCAGGCCGGACATGCTGAAGAGAGGCAGAAGTTCGACCGGCGCCTCCGCCTCCAGTTCCGCCAGGTATTTGCTCCCACCATCGATGACGATTTCCTCGATTATCCCGGACAGAGTTTTTCCGATGCCCTTTACTTCCAGTATGCGGCGTTCTGCAACCAGGTCTTCCACCCTTTCCTCGAGATGGGATATCGTTCTGGCTGCCTGTAGAAACGCCTGAACCTTGTACCGGTTTTCTCCTCTTAAAATCAAAAGCTCCGCTATATGCTGTAGATAAGCGGCAACTTCCCTGTTCTTCACGGGTTTAAAACTCCTTGAAAATTATTTGGGGGTCAACGAAAACACTCATGCACCGTCATTTGATGACGACATGATAATGTTCCAGAAAGAAAATCCTTGCTCTCTCGAATAGACCGGGCATGACCTGGTTGATCGCCGTAGCCAATTTCGAACCGGCAACAAGATCCCCCAGGTATTCAAGGGGTAACAGGGAGACGACGGCCAGTACGATGAAGACGAAAAGCAATCCCTTCAAGGCACCGATGCCCATGCCGCCCAACCTGTTCAACGGCCCGATCAGGGGCACCCGGTTGAATGATTTCATTTTCCTGACGATAATACCGATCAGGATCTGCAGGACGATAAACAGCAGGACAAAAGAAACCGCACTGACAATGGTGCTCATCCCCGGAATGAAATCGAAACCGGGAATTCCTTCATCAATCACACCCAGCGAGGAATCCTCGATAAAGGCACCCCCGGAGGAGAGCATATCGGTAAGCAAAATTCCCAGAGGTTTGCTCCCGTACAGTGCCCCCAGGAAAGAAACTGCATATCCGACAACCCCGGCCACCTGTTTCAACAACCCGTCAAGAAGACCGCTGATCAAATACAGACCCATTACCAGAATAATAATATAATCCAGCGTGTTAACCTTGATCATCCCTTTCCAGTTCTTCATCCTGAAAGTAATATTTCGCTTGTTCTATCTGCAGTTGTTGCATGAATTCTTTTTTATCAAATTCATCTTTCAGCCTTAACAATTCATCGGCCAGATTGATTGAACACAGGGTAGCCAACATATGCTTGCTCATATAAGGATTGTTATCAGCCAGTTTTAACATCATTTCGTTGACGTATTCCGCAACCTTCATGAGATGCTCGACCGAAGCGGTGCCTCTTATGGTATACTCGTCACCAACGATCTTTATGGTTACCCTTTTTTTCTCCTCTTGAGCCAAGGTGGGCACACCTGCCTTGAGATAATATTTACAGTATTCGTTAAAACATGAATATATCCTGCAAGCTACAGTAACAGCAATTTCGTTACCTGCCCCTCATTCTCTCGGATAAACGCGGAGTCGCCTCCCCAGCTCTTTCTCGATCCGGGTATGGATCGTGGACACATCTTCATCGGTCAACGTGCGTTCCCTGGATCGGTAAACAATAGAATAGGCCAGGCTGCGATGTCCCGATGGTATGGGATCACCTTCGTAAACATCGAAAAGCACCACGCTCTCCACTATGCCTTCACCGGTTTCCCTTATACAATCTTCCACCTCTCGCGCGGCAACCCCGCCGGGAACAACTACTGCCAGATCGCGCAATGAGGCCGGATACCTGGGCAGTGATTCAAAAGTTTTAAACAATCTGGCCCCGCTGATAAGCGGTTCCAGAAGTATTTCCGCCAACGCCACGTCCTGTTTCAGGCCGAACTTCCGACCGACATCGGGATGAAGTATACCCAGAATGCCCGCTTTTATATCGCCGATCAATATATCCGCCGCCCTTCCGGGTTGCAGAAACGGAAGCTTGCTCTTCACAAAAGAAAATTCCTTCACGCCGAGGCGGTCAAATATTGCTTCGATGGCACCCTTGATAAAAAAGAAATCTATTTCTTCATCGGGCGTATTCCAGCTTTTCTCCGAGATCTTTCCCGTGCCCATGATGGCAAGAACGGGCTCTTCCCCCGGCAGGTCTTTCAAGGGCAATTCATCGGCATTGAAAATCGATCCTATCTCGAAAAATATTGATGATTTTTCCTTGCGGTCACAATTATATTTCAATACCTCCAGAAGCCCGGGGATCAATGTCGTCCTCATCACTCCCTGTTCCTCGGTAATGGGGTTGGATATCCGGATGCAATTTCTCCATGGATCTTCCGCCTCCAGACCCAGCTTGTCAAGGTTATCCGCACTCATGAATGAATAAGTGATCGCTTCATAGAAACCGCATCCCAGCATGGTGTCCTGGATGATATGGATAATTCTGTTTTCCGGGGTCTCCCGCCCGGCCATGAGTTTGCCTTCCGGCATTTCGGCAGGGATATTCTCGTAACCGAAATGTCTGGCTATCTCCTCGACAATGTCTTCCTCGATTTTTACATCTGCCCTTCCAAATGGAACGGTGACCATCCACCGTTTATCGATATCCGGCATCTTTACCGTGAAGCCCAATCCTTCCAGTATGCCGGCCATCCGTTCCGCGGGAATCCCGATACCCAATATATGCTCCACACGTTCAGGCGATACCTCAACAACATCCTGAACGAATGTGCGGGGGTAACAATCGGCAATCCCTCCGGTCACTTTCCCCCCGGCCAACTCCGACATCATGCCCGCGGCCCTGTCAAGGGCGCCCACTATCCTTTCCGGGTTCACGCCTTTTTCGAAACGCAGGGAGGCCTCGGATATCAAACCAAGGTTACGCGCCGTTTTCCGTGTGGTAATGGGGTCAAAATAGGCCGCCTCCAGCAATACATCTTCCGTCTGCAAGGAGATCTCCGTATTTTCTCCGCCCATGACCCCGGCCAGGGCTATGGGTTTATCGCTGTCAGCAATAACCAGTTTGTCCGTATCCAGTTTTCTTTCCACGCCATCGATCGTTATCAGGGATTCGCCCTCTTCTGCCCGGCGCACGATGATTGTACCGTTATCGACCAGTTGATAATCAAATGCGTGCAGTGGCTGCCCGTATTCCCACATCACATAATTGGTGACATCCACAATATTGCTGATCGGCCTGATACCGGCTTTAAGCAATCTAACCTGCAACCACAACGGCGAAGGCCTGATCTTTATATCACGGATCACCCTGGCCGTATATCGCGGGCAGAGAATTTCATCCTTGATTTCCACCGAAACAATATCTTCAATTCTTTCATCGCTTTCGGAAGGACGTTCGGAGGGCATCCTGACACGACCCCCAAGCAATGCCGCCAGTTCGTGGGCAACGCCGATAAGTCCAAGACAGTCCGCCCGGTTGGGGGTAAGATCCAGCACGATTATCCGGTCATCTATCTCCAGATATTCAACCATGTCGGTCCCTGCCGGGACATATTCGTCCATGGTCAGAATCCCATCATCTTCCTGAACCAGATCCAACCCCAGTTCTTCTGCCGAACAGAGCATCCCCTCGGAGACGACTCCCTGGAATTCAATTTCTTCGATACGCCTGCCACCGGGCAGGGTGCTGCCCGGCAGGGCGAGAAAAACCCGCTGGCCTATCTTTACATTTGGCGCGCCGCAGACAATCTGTCGAGAACTATGTTCACCGGCATTGACGGAAAGTATGGTTAAATTATCCTTTCCGGGAAATGCTTTTATATTTTCTATTACCCCAGCAACCACGCCCCTTATCCCCGGATTGAAGTCATCAACGGTCTCTGCCTCCACACCGGCAAGCGTCAGCCTTCTGGCGATCTCCTCGGGGGTAACATTCAGATCATGCAGGTAATCTTTCAGCCACAAATACGGAACTCTCATATCGGCCCTCCTCGTCAGATTCTCTCACCGTTTCGGTAATGCTTGCAACCATCTTGTTCTACAACTGTTTGAGCATACGAAGATCATTGACATAGAATAAACGGATATCATCGATGCCATATTTCAACATGGCGATACGTTCGATACCCATGCCAAATGCAAAACCTGTTACCTCCCGTGGATTGTATCCGGATATTTTCAATACATCGGGATGCACCATTCCCGCGCCGAGCACTTCCAGCCAACCTGATTGGCCACATACCCGGCATCCTTCCCCCCCGCAGATAATACACAGGATATCCACCTCCGCACTCGGCTCCGTGAAGGGGAAAAAACTGGGGCGAAGGCGAATCTGCTGCTCCCGGCCGAACATCTCCCGGGCAAAAGCAAGGAGGACACCTTTCAAATTGGCAAAAGTTATGCCGCGGTCGACGGCCAGACCTTCCACCTGGTGGAACATCGGCGAATGGCTGATATCATCGTCACGCCGGAAAACCTTGCCCGGTGCAATGATCCTGACCGGAATATCCGGCTTCCTTTCTTCCATCACTCTGATCTGTACCGGGGAAGTATGGGTCCGCAGCAATATACTGGAGGTGATAAAAAAAGAATCTTGCATATCTCGTGCCGGGTGGCCCGGAGGGAAATTCAACGCCTCGAAATTGTAATAATCCGATTCCACTTCAGGCCCCTCGGCAACCTGAAAACCCATCGATGTAAAAATATCCTTTACCTCTTCCATGATAACCGTTATCGGATGTTTCTTGCCGTTGTTCATGCGATTTCCCGGCAAGGTGACATCGATCTTCTCCGCTTCCCACCGTTGCTCCCGTTTTATGTTATCGAGTTCCTCGATCTTCTCACCGAACAGCTTTTCCAGCTCACGCCGCAATTCATTGGCCTTTTTCCCGATCAAAGGCCTGACCTCTTCCCGTTGGCCCTTCATGGCCCTGAGAATCGCCGTGATTTCACCTTTCTTCCCCAGATATTTTATCTTCAGTTCCTCGAGAGATTTGATATCCCCCGTTTCCTTTACCGCTTTACGCGCATTGTTTTTGAGTTCTTCGATTTTATCCAGTATAGACAGCTTGACCCCCTCCTGTGAAAATTCCTGTTAAAATAAAAAACCTTCGCTCTCGGGGCGAAAGTTAAACTTGAAAATAATATGACCGCTAACCAATTTTATACCAAGAGGCTTGTCTAAACCGGAGAAACAGATGACACGAACCGGTTTGTTGACCAGCCATATCCCCTAATGAGCAGCAAGCTTTTTGTACATAAGATAGGCAACGATGGAACCGGTTCTTTCAAACAATCTCCAGAACAAGTTAGCGCTTAGCAAAGCTAAGCCACTTCCCTTCGGCTTTTAATACTTGCTTCTGGATTATATCATATCGGAACAGAGAAAAGCAACAGAAAAACAACCTTCCCCTGACGGGATCACACCCACTCTTTTTCAGGATCATGGAAACAACCGTGCAAAACAGCATGTAACACCAGTCCTACCTGCCCTGACCGGCTCTCTGTCTCCATGCTTCATATATTATAATCCCCGCGGCCACCGAAGCGTTGATGGATTCCATTTCCGGAACCAGAGGTATTCTAACCATGCTGTCCACGGGATGTGCCGACCTGGAAATCCCCCTGTTCTCGTTACCGATAACGATCAGCGACGGCCGACAAAAATCTTCCTCGAAATAATACCGTTCCGCGCGGGGATGAGCCCCGATCACGGCAATATCCCGGGCCCTGACCTGCACCCAGAATGCATGGATATCTCCGGTAAAAAGAACCGGTACATGAAACAAGGCGCCTGCCGTCGAACGCAGCATCTTGGGATTGCTCAACCTCACCGTTCCCGGCGTAAGAAATACAGCATCGAGACCCGCCGCTGCAGACGACCTGATCATGGTCCCGAGATTGCCGGGATCCTGGACCGTATCAGCAACCAGGCCCAATAGATTGGGCCTGGCGATAATCTTTTCCAGTTCAAACGTGGGGTAGGAAACAAGAGCCGCCACCCCCTGGGGATTCTCTGTTTGTGCAATCACTTTGAAAATTTTTTTGGATACAGCTATCTTCATGGTATCCGCGGGAAGACTGTGTAGTAATGACGTCAACATTTCGGGGTTGACTATTTCGGGGGCATAAAAGAATTGTTCAACAAACACACCACTGTTGATGGCCTCCCGGATCAGGTGAACACCCTCAAGGGGAAGTTCGGCCGCTTCCTTTGGCCCCTTCCCCTCGACAACCTTCATGAAATTTTTGATCAGTGGATTTCGTGCGCTGGCTATTTGATTCAAAAATATTCTCCCTGTTCCCTGTTCCCGCCCATATCGACAGGGCGGAATGCATCAGAAGGGGTTCATCATGTATTTCCCTGTTATGACAGTTTTTCTTTGGCCAACTTGACCAACTGGTCAAAACCATCTTTATCCCTTACTGCCAGATCAGCCAGCATCTTGCGGTTGATCTCTATACCCGATTTCTTCAATCCATTGATAAATCTGCTATATGACAAACCGTTGCCACGTGCAGCCGCATTGATCCTGGTTATCCACAATTTCCTGAAATCCCTTTTGCGTTGCCGGCGGTCACGATAAGCATAATGCAAGGATTTCATCACTTGCTGGTTGGCCACCCTGTACAGCTTGCTTTTTGAACCGTAATACCCCTTGGCCAACTTCAGTACCTTTTTACGCCTTTTCCGGGCCACGTTTCCTCTCTTGACTCGAGACATAACCATCAAACCTCCTTGATCACAAAACTGTCTGACAATATTTTAATAGGGAAGAAGCTTGTTGAAACGCTTGCGATCAGCCTTGCCAAATGTGGTTGACTGACGCAGGCGGCGTTTCCTCCTCGTTC is part of the Bacillota bacterium genome and encodes:
- a CDS encoding PBP1A family penicillin-binding protein, which produces MKMKKGASNATSAEKSPQKKSFNKTLKVIFTVLAFLIILGFGTGTAMLVAYVKDAPTFDPRMLKPAETSYLYDNKGNEITRLYQEQNRTVVPISSLPEYVPKAFVAIEDERFEKHFGVDVIGITRALVVNITKKDLVSQGASTITQQLIRNAFLTPEKTLKRKIQEAWLSIQLEREFSKPEILEMYLNTIYFGNGAYGIEAAAETYFNKSSSDLSLAEGSMLAGFVCAPNSFNPFINEEKAQNRKKTVLRKMSSLGYIGADEAKSAREEELKYGELKTREYPYPYFIDYVVHHELIKILSETALLGDKEAAYHAIYTQGLKIYTTLDTELQAHVEETLRRKDKYPTTIYIDMDKFKAAYKEAGNKLPKDYPKAYIDEENGVPQPQAAMVIANPQTGAIRALGGGREYRKNKDEVLRFVSKRQPGSSIKPVVSYAPAFEEKILAPGSIVYDVPIKIGNYAPRSWDGRYWGPITVREAIKWSRNIPAVSVLHMVSPGKGTEYAERMGISSFSEDDRGALSVALGGVSGISVMDMCQAFATIANEGVKKPLHTVSRIEDRNGEIIFEQNAAGEAVLSPQTAYMITNILEETHRTTFTGNRLYIDRPVAAKTGTTNDDRDTLLAAFTPNLISYLWMGYDFKDMGRIRGGHGLTTSITRDVFRKAFEGLEKISFESRRPSGLVTMEICKLSGLKPTQVCRDANTVVKEIFTPQTAPKETCSDHVEVEICQASGLLKGPYCPDEDVTKEYFYIGKHSEDKPPKEKCNVHTGPSEKVTSFAAIWNPVSRSVTLSWSVSSSTNIKEFKIYRGSSSEKSTLLATVDARTLHYTDARDLKNDTEYTYFLYMVDKQNNQSEPATARAKVPSAELSLSPPTLSLPENSKEKEVALSPVLLWRGSPGATSYTVEVASDENFSNIVFNGTVKITMITVTPPLEEGKIYCWRVKSNDENGSSQWSSVRSFKTKQISPSELSLYNRFVIKTHFLAMPWKIYPPYTRPHHLSVTTVTPISPSSG
- a CDS encoding endonuclease MutS2 — encoded protein: MTVLTEREIRLLEFDQIRMMLASLTVTAMGNEVARTLLPESDLYRINKKYRETTEACALLVKDFLKIKPAPDIRLATRKAEKNGMLTAPELLKVKIFLRSCRHLQNRLKREEIMEMAPTIASFSFRIDGCPALYRKLESCVDDGGEIRDSASPLLSEIRHVRLDLSRRIQDKLEECTRNPGLRRYLQEPLITIRNDRYVLPVKQEYRAQFQGIFHDQSSSGATLYIEPISTMELQNKFQQYKNMEKKEIEKILKESSMLVGSNAGSLRNDLALYGYLDFAMAKGKLSFSMEGIEPRLARERLVDLRGSRHPLLKEKAVPIDFKLGGENRIMVVTGPNTGGKTVTLKTVGLFVAMAQSGLHLPVRAGTEIGVFEKIRVDIGDEQSLEQSLSTFSAHLKNIISILEEAGPRSLILLDELGAGTDPSEGAALARAILANLYRKGSLVVTTTHINDLKMFAHLQEGIQNASLEFDVETLSPTFRLLMGVPGSSNALIVAGKLGLPPAIIDEARGYLSREHEEIEAIINDLNIEQKRSRQEAEQAEGERRQAETIRQQLEEEMEKTRAMQEEVFGEARNEAARIVKEARQKANELIGDLQRIVSDSRAEKETGSLKDAEKIRRSLHAAMEDVFDTESDLSDIGTISGDGIRCGDKIYIKSLKREGIVEYLDLQKESLQVRVEDKMIETVFGDIRPMEPGKHETGQKSSNLPGYMLDRGYETVGDSIDLHGFTLEEAREKLEKYLDNAILNNYRQVFVVHGRGTGRLRKGLQAFLKEHHLVRGFRDGYPEEGDIGVTVVTLK
- a CDS encoding DNA-3-methyladenine glycosylase yields the protein MPWSGANPLKINFYDRDTVAVARELLGKVLVHDSPDGVTAGIIVETEAYLHDDPASHTYRGRTKRNAVMFGPPGRAYVYLIYGIHYCFNAVCREEGCGEAVLVRSVLPFEGLLLMQKRRGKQDRLSIANGPGNLCKAMGIEGMHNGISLVEPPLYIVDGDMNIPGEEIVATGRVGITRGTEKKLRFLYVGDEDRFRKGRVL
- the polX gene encoding DNA polymerase/3'-5' exonuclease PolX, coding for MKNREVAAYLQHIAELLILRGENRYKVQAFLQAARTISHLEERVEDLVAERRILEVKGIGKTLSGIIEEIVIDGGSKYLAELEAEAPVELLPLFSMSGLGPRNISLLMESLDVKNFDDLEAAAERGDIGRIPRVGASLERSILNHLERKERFGSRILLNMATDLVLELQARIGRVDGVTFFSATGETRRGHEGVSEVGILLGTDGQFAPERLEEVLRPYPLLREMERVGGKIKINSIYNVPVTIKYVPAERYFARLVLETGSGEHIRYLQKRARDLGFDWDEKGFSPGNGYPAIRSEEEIYRILDMPFIPPELREDNSLFEADVLELPSLVEIEDIKGDLHLHSDWSDGRNTIPELVERAIRKGYEYVAITDHSRSLKIAGGLTEEKLREQVSYIEELRGIVNGLHIFTGIEVDILGDGTLDFPDQVLKELDVVIASIHSGFKQSREELTGRIMSAMENPYVDIIGHPTGRLINRRDPYRIDIEQVLDHAIRTNTALEINSSPDRLDLKDEHIREAVSRGVRLVINTDAHGINAMDDMVYGVITARRGMAGRDDILNTRHAKFWRGSL
- a CDS encoding CvpA family protein, which produces MIKVNTLDYIIILVMGLYLISGLLDGLLKQVAGVVGYAVSFLGALYGSKPLGILLTDMLSSGGAFIEDSSLGVIDEGIPGFDFIPGMSTIVSAVSFVLLFIVLQILIGIIVRKMKSFNRVPLIGPLNRLGGMGIGALKGLLFVFIVLAVVSLLPLEYLGDLVAGSKLATAINQVMPGLFERARIFFLEHYHVVIK
- a CDS encoding cell division protein ZapA; translation: MAQEEKKRVTIKIVGDEYTIRGTASVEHLMKVAEYVNEMMLKLADNNPYMSKHMLATLCSINLADELLRLKDEFDKKEFMQQLQIEQAKYYFQDEELERDDQG